The Spodoptera frugiperda isolate SF20-4 chromosome 9, AGI-APGP_CSIRO_Sfru_2.0, whole genome shotgun sequence genome contains a region encoding:
- the LOC118271484 gene encoding mucin-1 isoform X41 produces MRIAALIALVQLSLATAVSDEPKTLTAVELNRELSGDNVLSPFYESSEDAGVTFIRGSRAADSPLSPDIDVQCSGNYIDVTVEFADVFDGIIYSKGYLNDPKCKYVSLGNSQSRYSFRVPLNGCGSRPLCNACGTIDNVLVFQADDLLQGPQDFARKVSCARTSLEVSTGVTASREEHTLKLKPFMVDMLDVVAVEGPAGGVECWMDIQVGVFPNTTPLKNSIKIGEYLTILVYLKDVRNQFSLKIHDCWAYDNENYDGPSTNKIQLTDKNGCPKKKKLIDFWQKTTNTGKSGATLIAYSKVSAFRFPETDQVYLTCNVELCTNNCDSNCGTTEISTTIKPSQCYPGSRDPGCQRITVEPQLKCYPGSLDPRCPQQPTPTTPQLSELTTLRDRRISLPTVIADKYTTTTTPEPPRCFPGSTDPRCPKPTTPEPPRCFPGSTDPRCPKPTTPEPPRCFPGSTDPRCPKPTTPEPPRCFPGSTDPRCPKPTTPEPPRCFPGSTDPRCPKPTTPEPPRCYPGSPDPRCPQPPRPTTLTPPTYLPPVTPELKCYPGSSDPRCPQPTTPAPPKCFPGSTDPRCPKPTTPAPPNCYPGNTDPRCPKPTTPAPPRCFPGSTDPRCPKPTTPEPPRCYPGSTDPRCPKPTTPEPPRCYPGSTDPRCPKPTTPEPPRCYPGSTDPRCPKPTTPEPPRCYPGSTDPRCPKPTTPEPPRCYPGSTDPRCPKPTTPEPPRCYPGSTDPRCPKPTTPEPPRCYPGSTDPRCPKPTTPEPPRCYPGSTDPRCPKPTTPKPVCYPGSPDPKCPQPPRPTTLTPPTYLPPVTPELKCYPGSSDPRCPQPTTPAPPKCFPGSTDPRCPKPTTPAPPNCYPGNTDPRCPKPTTPAPPRCFPGSTDPRCPKPTTPEPPRCYPGSTDPRCPKPTTPEPPRCYPGSTDPRCPKPTTPEPPRCYPGSNDPRCPKPTTPAPPNCYPGNTDPRCPKPTTPAPPRCFPGSTDPRCPKPTTPKPVCYPGSPDPKCPQPPRPTTLTPPTYLPPVTPALKCYPGSTDPRCPKPTTPEPPRCFPGSTDPRCPKPTTPAPPNCFPGSTDPRCPKPTTPAPPNCYPGNTDPRCPKPTTPAPPRCFPGSTDPRCPKPTTPEPPRCFPGSTDPRCPKPTTPEPPRCFPGSNDPRCPKPTTPAPPRCFPGSTDPRCPKPTTPEPPRCFPGSNDPRCPKPTTPKPVCYPGSPDPKCPQPPRPTTLTPPTYLPPVTPALKCYPGSTDPRCPKPTTPEPPRCYPGSTDPRCPKPTTPEPPRCYPGSTDPRCPKPTTPAPPRCYPGSTDPRCPKPTTPEPPRCFPGSTDPRCPKPTTPAPPRCFPGSTDPRCPKPTTPEPPRCYPGSTDPRCPKPTTPEPPRCYPGSTDPRCPKPTTPAPPRCYPGSTDPRCPKPTTPEPPRCFPGSTDPRCPKPTTPAPPKCFPGSTDPRCPKPTTPEPPRCFPGSNDPRCPKPTTPKPVCYPGSPDPKCPQPPRPTTLTPPTYLPPVTPALKCYPGSTDPRCPKPTTPESPRCFPGSTDPRCPKPTTPAPPKCFPGSTDPRCPKPTTPEPPRCYPGSTDPRCPKPTTPEPPRCYPGSTDPRCPKPTTPEPPRCYPGSTDPRCPKPTTPEPPRCYPGSTDPRCPKPTTPEPPRCYPGSTDPRCPKPTTPEPPRCYPGSTDPRCPKPTTPEPPRCYPGSTDPRCPKPTTPEPPRCYPGSTDPRCPKPTTPAPPRCYPGSTDPRCPKPEPPTPSSCYPGSRDPKCPQPFAPASTNPPSTYLPPFPEENEIKSSRVSRLATKDTNEDNVNDYIDSFDFKRTEPRSRKVRDVFGSSESAAFATSGTAIIYIAMGSAVAMIMSITLAIYMYKKNKLRTASVNTTAQSPC; encoded by the exons CTGTCGCTCGCTACAGCTGTTTCAGATGAACCAAAAACGCTCACAGCGGTTGAGCTGAACCGCGAGTTGTCCGGAGACAATGTGCTCTCGCCTTTCTACGAAAGTAGTGAGGATGCTGGGGTCACGTTCATAAGAGGATCAAGGGCGGCTGACTCGCCCTTGTCTCCTGATATCGACGTGCAATGCTCAGGCAACTATATCGACGTCACTGTTGAGTTCGCTGACGTTTTCGATGGCATCATTTACAGTAAGGGTTACTTAAATGACCCGAAGtgcaa ATATGTGTCATTGGGCAACAGTCAGTCTCGGTACTCATTCAGAGTGCCACTGAATGGCTGTGGCTCCCGACCTCTCTGCAATGCATGTGGTACCATCGACAACGTACTTGTGTTCCAAGCTGACGACTTGTTGCAAGGACCTCAGGACTTCGCTCGCAAG GTGTCATGTGCCCGCACTTCCCTGGAAGTGTCGACTGGAGTGACGGCGTCCAGAGAAGAGCATACTCTCAAGCTAAAACCTTTCATGGTTGACATGCTTGATGTGGTTGCAGTCGAAGGACCCGCCGGAGGAGTTGAATGCTGGATGGACATCCAAGTAGGAGTCTTTCctaat aCCACTCCACTGAAGAACTCGATCAAAATTGGAGAATACTTGACAATCCTTGTGTATCTCAAGGATGTAAGAAACCAGTTCAGCCTTAAAATACACGATTGCTGGGCTTATGACAACGAAAACTACGATGGTCCTAGTACCAACAAGATTCAACTGACTGACAAGAACGGTTGTCCCAA GAAGAAAAAGCTGATTGATTTCTGGCAGAAAACTACAAACACAGGCAAGAGCGGTGCCACTTTAATTGCCTACAGCAAAGTGAGCGCTTTCCGATTCCCTGAAACCGACCAAGTCTACCTAACGTGTAACGTcgag CTATGCACAAACAACTGCGACTCGAACTGCGGTACCACGGAAATTTCTACAACGATCAAACCATCACAATGCTACCCTGGATCGCGTGATCCTGGATGTCAACGCATCACGGTTGAACCACAACTGAAGTGTTACCCTGGCTCACTTGATCCCAGATGTCCTCAACAGCCAACACCGACGACACCACAACTTTCAGAGCTCACTACACTACGTGATCGGAGGATTTCGTTGCCAACAGTTATTGCCGACAAATATACGACTACTACCACTCCTGAGCCACCACGCTGCTTCCCAGGCTCCACTGACCCCAGATGTCCCAAGCCCACAACTCCTGAACCACCAAGGTGCTTCCCAGGTAGCACTGACCCAAGGTGCCCCAAACCAACTACTCCTGAGCCACCACGCTGCTTCCCAGGTTCCACTGACCCCAGATGTCCCAAGCCCACAACTCCTGAACCACCAAGGTGCTTCCCAGGTAGCACTGACCCAAGGTGCCCCAAACCAACTACTCCTGAGCCACCACGCTGCTTCCCTGGCTCAACTGACCCTAGATGTCCTAAGCCAACGACTCCTGAACCTCCACGATGCTACCCGGGTTCACCTGATCCGAGATGTCCACAGCCACCTCGACCTACAACCTTAACGCCACCGACATATTTACCACCAGTAACGCCTGAATTAAAATGCTATCCAGGTTCATCAGACCCTAGGTGTCCACAACCAACCACCCCAGCTCCTCCAAAATGTTTCCCAGGCAGCACAGACCCCAGGTGCCCGAAACCTACAACACCAGCACCTCCTAACTGTTACCCTGGAAACACTGACCCACGTTGCCCTAAGCCAACAACTCCAGCACCACCCAGATGTTTCCCAGGTAGCACTGACCCCAGATGTCCCAAGCCAACGACCCCTGAGCCACCACGTTGCTACCCAGGATCGACTGACCCCAGATGTCCTAAGCCAACGACTCCTGAGCCACCACGTTGCTACCCTGGATCGACTGACCCCAGATGTCCAAAGCCAACGACTCCTGAGCCACCACGTTGCTACCCTGGATCGACTGACCCCAGATGTCCAAAGCCAACGACTCCTGAGCCACCACGTTGCTACCCTGGATCGACTGACCCCAGATGTCCCAAACCAACGACTCCTGAGCCACCACGTTGCTACCCTGGATCGACTGACCCCAGATGTCCAAAGCCAACGACTCCTGAGCCACCACGTTGCTACCCTGGATCGACTGACCCCAGATGTCCAAAGCCAACGACTCCTGAACCACCACGTTGCTACCCTGGATCGACTGACCCCAGATGTCCCAAGCCAACGACCCCTGAGCCACCACGTTGCTACCCTGGATCGACTGACCCCAGATGTCCCAAACCAACCACGCCTAAACCAGTCTGCTACCCGGGTTCTCCGGATCCTAAATGTCCCCAACCACCACGCCCGACAACCTTAACTCCTCCCACTTATTTACCACCAGTAACGCCTGAATTGAAATGCTATCCAG GTTCATCAGACCCTAGGTGTCCACAACCAACCACCCCAGCTCCTCCAAAATGTTTCCCAGGCAGCACAGACCCCAGGTGCCCGAAACCTACAACACCAGCACCTCCTAACTGTTACCCTGGAAACACTGACCCACGTTGCCCTAAGCCAACAACTCCAGCACCACCCAGATGTTTCCCAGGTAGTACTGACCCCAGATGTCCCAAGCCAACGACCCCTGAGCCACCACGTTGCTACCCTGGATCGACTGACCCCAGATGTCCTAAGCCAACGACTCCTGAGCCCCCACGTTGCTACCCTGGATCGACTGACCCCAGATGTCCCAAGCCAACGACCCCTGAGCCACCACGTTGCTACCCTGGATCAAATGACCCCAGATGTCCAAAGCCAACCACACCCGCACCGCCAAACTGTTACCCTGGAAACACCGACCCGCGTTGTCCAAAACCAACAACCCCTGCCCCACCACGGTGCTTCCCTGGCTCAACTGACCCCAGATGTCCAAAGCCAACCACACCCAAACCAGTCTGCTACCCGGGTTCTCCGGATCCTAAATGTCCCCAACCACCACGCCCGACAACCTTAACTCCACCCACTTATTTACCACCAGTGACGCCGGCACTTAAATGTTACCCCGGTTCTACCGATCCCAGATGCCCTAAGCCAACAACTCCCGAACCCCCACGGTGCTTCCCTGGATCCACTGACCCGCGCTGCCCAAAACCTACAACTCCAGCACCCCCAAATTGCTTCCCAGGCAGTACTGATCCTAGATGTCCTAAACCCACTACGCCTGCACCACCAAATTGTTACCCTGGAAACACCGACCCGCGTTGTCCAAAACCAACGACTCCTGCTCCACCCAGGTGCTTCCCTGGCTCAACTGACCCTAGATGTCCTAAGCCAACGACACCTGAGCCACCACGGTGCTTCCCGGGATCAACTGACCCCAGGTGTCCCAAGCCTACGACACCTGAACCACCGCGGTGTTTCCCTGGATCAAATGACCCCAGGTGTCCTAAGCCAACAACCCCTGCTCCACCAAGGTGCTTCCCTGGCTCAACTGACCCCAGATGTCCCAAACCTACGACACCTGAACCACCACGATGCTTCCCTGGATCAAATGACCCCAGGTGTCCTAAGCCAACAACGCCAAAACCAGTCTGCTACCCGGGTTCTCCCGATCCTAAATGTCCCCAACCACCACGCCCAACAACTTTAACTCCTCCCACTTATTTGCCACCAGTGACACCCGCTCTCAAATGCTATCCTGGTTCTACTGACCCTAGATGTCCCAAGCCAACGACTCCCGAGCCCCCACGTTGCTACCCTGGATCGACTGACCCCAGATGTCCCAAACCAACGACTCCTGAGCCACCACGTTGCTACCCTGGATCAACTGATCCCAGATGTCCCAAGCCAACGACTCCTGCTCCACCAAGGTGCTACCCAGGTAGTACCGATCCAAGATGTCCTAAGCCAACGACACCCGAACCACCTCGATGCTTCCCCGGAAGCACGGACCCACGTTGTCCCAAACCAACAACCCCTGCTCCACCAAGGTGCTTCCCTGGTTCAACTGACCCTAGATGTCCCAAGCCAACGACTCCCGAGCCCCCACGTTGCTACCCTGGATCGACTGACCCCAGATGTCCCAAACCAACGACTCCTGAGCCACCACGTTGCTACCCTGGATCAACTGATCCCAGATGTCCCAAGCCAACGACTCCTGCTCCACCAAGGTGCTACCCAGGTAGTACCGATCCAAGATGTCCTAAGCCAACGACACCCGAACCACCTCGATGCTTCCCCGGAAGCACGGACCCACGTTGTCCCAAACCAACAACCCCTGCTCCACCAAAGTGCTTCCCTGGCTCAACTGATCCTAGATGTCCTAAGCCAACGACACCTGAGCCACCACGGTGCTTCCCTGGATCAAATGACCCCAG GTGTCCTAAGCCAACAACGCCTAAACCAGTCTGCTACCCGGGTTCTCCAGATCCTAAATGTCCCCAACCACCACGCCCGACAACCTTAACTCCTCCCACTTATTTACCACCAGTGACGCCGGCACTTAAATGTTACCCCGGTTCTACCGATCCTAGATGCCCTAAGCCAACGACACCCGAATCACCTCGATGCTTCCCTGGGAGCACGGACCCACGTTGTCCCAAACCAACAACCCCTGCTCCACCAAAGTGCTTCCCTGGATCGACTGACCCCAGATGTCCCAAGCCAACGACTCCTGAACCACCACGTTGCTACCCTGGATCGACTGACCCCAGATGTCCCAAGCCAACGACTCCTGAACCACCACGTTGCTACCCTGGATCGACTGACCCTAG ATGTCCCAAGCCAACGACTCCTGAGCCACCACGTTGCTACCCAGGATCGACTGACCCCAGATGTCCCAAGCCAACGACCCCTGAGCCACCACGTTGCTACCCAGGATCGACTGACCCCAGATGTCCCAAGCCAACGACTCCTGAGCCACCACGTTGCTACCCTGGATCGACTGACCCCAGATGTCCCAAGCCAACGACTCCTGAGCCACCACGTTGCTACCCTGGATCGACTGACCCCAGATGTCCCAAACCAACGACTCCTGAGCCACCACGTTGCTACCCTGGATCGACTGACCCCAGATGTCCCAAGCCAACGACTCCTGAGCCCCCACGTTGCTACCCTGGATCGACTGACCCCAGATGTCCCAAGCCAACGACCCCTGCGCCACCACGTTGCTACCCTGGATCAACTGACCCTAGGTGTCCCAAACCGGAACCTCCAACCCCCAGTTCTTGTTATCCAGGATCAAGGGATCCAAAGTGCCCACAGCCGTTTGCTCCAGCTAGCACTAACCCACCTTCAACTTATTTGCCACCATTCCCAGAAGAAAATGAAATCAAATCTTCTAGAGTCAGCAGATTAGCAACTAAGGACACTAATGAAGATAACGTCAACGATTATATAG ATTCGTTCGATTTCAAGCGAACAGAACCAAGATCAAGAAAAGTTCGTGACGTATTTGGTAGCAGCGAAAGTGCTGCCTTTGCAACAAGTGGCACTGCCATCATATACATTGCCATGGGATCAGCTGTAGCAATGATCATGTCAATCACACTTGCCATTTATAtgtacaagaaaaataaactaagaacTGCGTCTGTAAACACAACTGCGCAAAGCCCctgttaa